Proteins from one Bradyrhizobium amphicarpaeae genomic window:
- a CDS encoding ABC transporter ATP-binding protein — MSSVKTSPAADAGLTHLAVSLRGVTKTYDNGVMALGPFDLTVRKGEFISLLGPSGCGKSTVLRLIAELSAPSSGIVRVAHREGVVQPGHGIGFVFQEPTLMPWTSVRENVRLPLRLAGVPKAEARGRADAALASVGLADFADAFPRELSGGMKMRVSLARALVTEPDILLMDEPFAALDEITRFRLNNDLLALWRSLGKTVIFVTHSVFESVYLSQRVVVMTARPGRIQADIRIEAVEPRGEAFRTSTAYGDYCRKVSDALAPSYSGQPLL; from the coding sequence ATGTCGTCAGTCAAAACCTCGCCCGCAGCCGACGCCGGCCTGACGCATCTTGCCGTCAGCCTGCGCGGCGTGACGAAGACCTATGACAACGGCGTCATGGCGCTCGGGCCGTTCGACCTCACCGTCCGCAAGGGCGAGTTCATCTCGCTGCTGGGCCCGTCCGGTTGCGGCAAGTCGACGGTGTTGCGGTTGATCGCCGAGCTCAGCGCGCCGTCCTCCGGCATCGTGCGGGTGGCCCATCGCGAGGGCGTGGTGCAGCCGGGTCACGGCATCGGCTTCGTGTTTCAGGAGCCGACCCTGATGCCCTGGACCAGCGTGCGCGAGAATGTGCGGCTGCCGCTGAGGCTCGCAGGCGTGCCGAAGGCGGAGGCGCGCGGGCGTGCCGACGCGGCGCTGGCCAGCGTCGGGCTCGCCGATTTCGCCGATGCGTTTCCGCGCGAGCTCTCCGGCGGCATGAAGATGCGGGTGTCGCTGGCGCGCGCGCTGGTCACCGAGCCGGATATCCTTTTGATGGACGAGCCGTTCGCCGCGCTCGACGAGATCACGCGCTTCCGCCTCAACAACGATCTGCTCGCGCTGTGGCGCAGCCTCGGCAAGACCGTCATCTTCGTCACCCATTCGGTGTTCGAATCCGTCTATCTGTCGCAGCGCGTTGTGGTGATGACGGCACGGCCCGGCCGCATCCAGGCCGATATCCGCATCGAGGCGGTCGAGCCGCGCGGCGAGGCGTTTCGCACCTCGACAGCCTATGGCGACTATTGTCGCAAGGTCTCCGACGCGCTTGCGCCGTCTTATTCGGGACAGCCGCTGCTATGA
- a CDS encoding ABC transporter permease, with protein sequence MNAQPAIVSRPPAAQRAMRLLLPVIVFAIGLIVWELVVRRKGIPPYVLPAPSVIILTLIKDWAVLSQSLATTLLTTLEGFVAASIGGIALALLFNQSKWVEYSLFPYAIVLQVTPVIAIAPLLLIYLEQQTAVVVCAFIVAFFPVLSNTTLGLNSVDRNLAGLFQLYGASKPQTLRFLKLPAALPYILGGLRIAGGLSLIGAVVAEIAAGTAGAGSGLAYRIAESGYRLNIPRMFAALLLLSLAGIVIYGVLALVSHLVLRRWHESALGKEN encoded by the coding sequence ATGAACGCCCAGCCCGCGATCGTTTCACGGCCGCCAGCGGCGCAACGCGCGATGCGCCTGCTGCTTCCGGTCATCGTCTTCGCGATCGGCCTGATCGTCTGGGAACTGGTGGTCCGCCGCAAGGGCATCCCCCCTTACGTGCTGCCGGCCCCCTCCGTGATCATCCTGACATTGATCAAGGACTGGGCGGTGCTGTCGCAATCGCTCGCCACCACGCTTCTGACCACGCTCGAAGGGTTCGTCGCGGCCAGCATCGGCGGCATTGCGCTGGCGCTGCTGTTCAACCAGTCGAAATGGGTGGAATATTCGCTGTTCCCCTATGCCATCGTCCTCCAGGTCACCCCTGTCATCGCGATCGCGCCGCTGCTGCTGATCTACCTGGAACAGCAGACCGCGGTCGTGGTCTGCGCCTTCATCGTCGCCTTTTTCCCGGTGCTGTCCAACACCACGCTCGGGCTCAATTCGGTCGATCGCAATCTCGCCGGCCTGTTTCAGCTTTATGGCGCCTCAAAGCCGCAGACGCTGCGGTTTCTGAAGCTGCCCGCCGCACTGCCCTACATCCTCGGGGGCCTGCGCATCGCCGGCGGCCTGTCGCTGATCGGCGCGGTCGTGGCCGAGATCGCGGCGGGAACGGCAGGCGCCGGCTCCGGCCTCGCCTACAGGATCGCCGAATCCGGCTACCGCTTGAACATACCCCGCATGTTCGCAGCGCTGCTGCTGTTGTCGCTGGCCGGGATTGTCATCTATGGGGTGCTGGCGCTAGTTTCGCACCTCGTTTTACGGCGCTGGCATGAGAGCGCGCTTGGAAAGGAAAACTGA
- a CDS encoding 2-hydroxyacid dehydrogenase has translation MAAGSISSEKIDLLIYGPVRPILENGFSDHFVVHKAETRGDLERLTPAIREKIRGVAVTYHTVRADKESLSQLPKIEMVASFGVGYDHIDAKYAAEHNIIVTNTPDVLTEEVADVAMGLLISTLREFVKADRYVRSGLWQTQNYPLSVGSLRDRKVGIVGMGRIGQAIARRLDASLVPVVYHSRNPSKDVSYKHYPDLIEMAKAVDTLMVIVPGGAATNKMINAEVFKALGPRGVLINVARGSVVDEPALVQALKSGTILAAGLDVFAAEPTVPDELKAMQNVVLLPHIGSASVVTRNAMDQLVVDNLKSWFSGKAPLTPVAETPFKGR, from the coding sequence ATGGCTGCCGGTTCGATTTCGTCCGAAAAGATCGACCTTCTGATCTATGGGCCGGTGCGGCCGATCCTCGAGAACGGGTTTTCCGACCATTTCGTCGTGCACAAGGCCGAGACGCGCGGCGACCTCGAGCGCCTGACCCCGGCGATCCGCGAAAAAATCCGCGGCGTGGCGGTGACCTATCACACCGTCCGCGCCGACAAGGAATCGCTGTCGCAGCTGCCCAAGATCGAGATGGTGGCGAGCTTCGGTGTCGGCTACGACCATATCGACGCCAAATATGCCGCCGAGCATAACATCATTGTCACCAACACGCCCGACGTGCTGACCGAGGAGGTCGCCGACGTCGCGATGGGCCTGCTGATCTCCACCTTGCGTGAATTCGTCAAGGCCGACCGCTACGTGCGCTCCGGCCTCTGGCAGACCCAGAACTATCCGCTCAGCGTCGGCTCGCTGCGCGACCGCAAGGTCGGCATCGTCGGCATGGGCCGGATCGGCCAGGCCATCGCGCGCCGGCTCGACGCCTCGCTGGTGCCGGTGGTCTATCACTCGCGCAACCCGTCCAAGGACGTCTCGTACAAGCATTACCCTGATCTGATCGAGATGGCGAAGGCGGTGGATACGCTGATGGTGATCGTGCCCGGCGGCGCGGCTACCAACAAGATGATCAACGCCGAGGTGTTCAAGGCGCTCGGCCCGCGCGGCGTGCTGATCAACGTCGCGCGCGGCTCGGTGGTCGACGAGCCGGCGCTGGTGCAGGCGCTGAAATCCGGCACCATCCTGGCCGCCGGCCTCGACGTGTTCGCGGCCGAGCCGACCGTGCCGGACGAGCTCAAGGCGATGCAGAACGTCGTGCTGCTGCCGCATATCGGCTCGGCCTCGGTGGTGACGCGCAACGCCATGGACCAGCTCGTGGTCGACAACCTCAAATCATGGTTCTCAGGAAAGGCGCCGTTGACGCCGGTCGCCGAAACGCCGTTCAAGGGGCGCTGA
- a CDS encoding AprI/Inh family metalloprotease inhibitor has product MRTLRVVAFSVAAQLAVIGAVAASLAAIGIAHAQDATTLKKEMLGQWELSTTERSKTCVVTIKGDPVALGFKLELEPACKTALPFTKDIVAWSVRGLDIVRLQDATGEAVIDFTEVEAGIFEGLRQGEGVYILQDLAAARSMAKSMDQMIGDWAMVRGNGQPVCGLTLTNTEAGPDNFQVFLKPKCDSAVAQFNPTQWRLERGQIILMSKSGDVWQFEADDNAQWRRVPDTADPLIMLRQ; this is encoded by the coding sequence ATGCGAACTCTTCGGGTCGTCGCATTCTCCGTCGCGGCCCAATTGGCCGTGATCGGCGCCGTCGCGGCCTCCCTGGCCGCGATCGGCATCGCGCATGCGCAGGATGCGACGACGCTGAAGAAGGAGATGCTCGGGCAGTGGGAGCTCTCGACCACCGAACGCAGCAAGACCTGCGTCGTCACGATCAAGGGCGACCCGGTCGCGCTGGGATTCAAGCTCGAACTCGAGCCGGCCTGCAAGACCGCGCTGCCCTTCACCAAGGACATCGTCGCCTGGAGCGTCAGGGGCCTCGATATCGTCCGTCTGCAGGATGCGACCGGTGAAGCCGTGATCGACTTCACCGAGGTCGAGGCCGGCATCTTCGAAGGCCTGCGCCAGGGCGAGGGCGTCTACATCCTGCAGGATCTCGCCGCCGCGCGCTCGATGGCCAAGTCGATGGACCAGATGATCGGCGATTGGGCCATGGTGCGCGGCAACGGCCAGCCGGTCTGCGGGCTGACGCTGACCAACACGGAAGCCGGCCCCGACAATTTCCAGGTCTTCCTCAAGCCGAAATGCGACTCGGCCGTCGCGCAGTTCAACCCGACCCAATGGCGGCTCGAGCGTGGCCAGATCATCCTGATGTCGAAATCGGGCGACGTCTGGCAATTCGAGGCCGACGACAACGCGCAGTGGCGGCGCGTCCCCGATACCGCCGATCCCCTGATCATGCTGCGGCAGTAG
- a CDS encoding YMGG-like glycine zipper-containing protein — protein sequence MLRGIALGIAACLAVAVTMPVREAVAQDAIGGAIIGGIGGAVVGGAIGGGRGAAIGAVVGAGTGAAIASEGERRRSGYYAYQRGCYMQRPDGYYVRVNPRYCY from the coding sequence ATGCTTCGCGGAATTGCTCTTGGAATTGCAGCCTGTCTCGCGGTTGCTGTAACCATGCCGGTTCGTGAGGCGGTAGCCCAGGACGCCATCGGCGGCGCCATCATCGGCGGTATCGGCGGTGCGGTCGTCGGCGGCGCGATTGGGGGAGGCCGCGGCGCTGCCATCGGCGCCGTCGTCGGTGCCGGCACGGGCGCTGCGATCGCCTCCGAAGGCGAGCGTCGCCGCTCCGGCTACTACGCCTATCAGCGGGGCTGCTACATGCAGCGCCCGGACGGATACTACGTCCGGGTCAATCCGAGATATTGCTATTGA
- a CDS encoding S1/P1 nuclease yields MAARIFVIAVIAFISFSERAFAWAYQGHEVTGAIADQLLGPNARQQVANILGFELRVAAPWADCVRSVARLPDGTFRYAPTKPEYRIPCTAFETPAETARMEDYVSRNWLDCEAAKGHGCGEAYHFADVAIQHDDYKRGYVGTSDHDIVGAINAAISVLRGNPAPLPFSIRDKKEALLLLAHFVGDLHQPLHVGAVYLDQSGQLVNPDQGDFNPATETRGGNLLGPAENNLHSQWDAIAEDLGENASPDLIKKAKAVGKTPGPIDALAATWASETVMVSHAAFAGLSFAAANRGRWEVRVDDEAAYATKQAELKHDQLAKGGARLAQILNSIWPTPVEKTTACTLTNVCYCVTAANRDAIAANVARVRQLLADQRATGRMIGYLSIPLSTLGGGYFGVNRDVAQKTKERIEQRFGSSATWVLNPGAEGNLPETATGADYMYMWTQILEGRGGYGEDIDFFYFAGPTDFAQFFGLTGAGDADRIEAYFDRRLGSDPDLVKTVNAGGLSKRGFRNYYALRAAVTFSAGSHDEWNIVQLLNQRRRGSEQFGIGNQIGVLFDGHAIAPGDFEAGAASGTVGRCN; encoded by the coding sequence ATGGCCGCTCGGATTTTTGTCATTGCCGTGATCGCCTTCATCAGCTTCAGCGAACGCGCCTTCGCCTGGGCCTATCAGGGCCACGAGGTGACCGGCGCCATTGCGGATCAACTGCTCGGTCCCAACGCGCGGCAGCAGGTCGCCAACATTCTCGGCTTCGAGCTCCGCGTCGCGGCCCCCTGGGCCGATTGCGTCCGCAGCGTGGCGCGGTTGCCCGACGGGACCTTCCGCTACGCGCCGACCAAGCCGGAATACCGGATTCCCTGCACGGCCTTCGAGACGCCGGCCGAGACAGCACGCATGGAGGACTATGTTTCGCGCAACTGGCTGGATTGCGAAGCCGCGAAGGGGCACGGCTGCGGCGAAGCCTACCATTTCGCCGACGTCGCCATCCAGCACGACGATTACAAGCGCGGCTATGTCGGCACCAGCGACCACGATATCGTTGGCGCCATCAATGCCGCGATTTCGGTCCTTCGCGGAAATCCGGCGCCGCTGCCGTTCTCGATCCGCGACAAGAAGGAAGCGTTGCTGTTGCTGGCGCATTTCGTCGGCGATCTGCACCAGCCGCTGCATGTTGGCGCCGTCTACCTCGATCAGTCCGGCCAGCTCGTGAATCCGGACCAGGGCGACTTCAATCCCGCGACCGAGACGCGGGGCGGCAACCTGCTCGGCCCTGCCGAGAACAATCTGCACAGCCAATGGGACGCGATTGCGGAAGACCTCGGCGAGAATGCGAGCCCGGATTTGATCAAGAAGGCGAAAGCGGTCGGGAAGACACCCGGACCGATCGACGCGCTTGCGGCGACCTGGGCAAGCGAGACGGTCATGGTCTCGCATGCGGCATTCGCCGGCCTGAGCTTCGCCGCAGCGAATCGCGGCCGATGGGAGGTGCGTGTTGACGATGAGGCGGCGTATGCGACCAAGCAGGCCGAATTGAAGCACGATCAGCTCGCCAAGGGCGGCGCGCGTCTTGCGCAGATCCTCAACAGCATATGGCCGACGCCTGTCGAAAAGACCACCGCCTGCACCCTGACCAACGTCTGTTATTGCGTCACGGCGGCAAATCGGGACGCGATCGCCGCCAATGTCGCAAGGGTCAGACAACTCCTCGCAGACCAGCGCGCGACCGGCAGGATGATTGGCTATCTGAGCATCCCGCTGTCGACGCTGGGCGGCGGCTATTTCGGAGTGAACCGGGATGTTGCCCAGAAAACCAAGGAGCGGATCGAGCAGCGATTTGGATCGTCAGCGACCTGGGTTCTCAATCCGGGCGCAGAGGGCAATCTGCCGGAGACGGCCACAGGCGCGGACTACATGTATATGTGGACCCAGATCCTCGAAGGGCGCGGAGGCTATGGCGAGGATATCGACTTCTTCTACTTCGCCGGTCCGACCGATTTCGCACAGTTTTTCGGACTTACCGGCGCGGGCGATGCGGACAGGATCGAGGCCTATTTCGACCGGCGGCTTGGATCAGATCCCGATCTGGTGAAGACCGTGAATGCCGGCGGGCTCAGCAAACGCGGCTTCCGCAACTACTATGCACTGCGCGCTGCGGTCACGTTCAGCGCCGGGTCCCACGACGAGTGGAACATCGTCCAGCTGCTCAATCAACGCCGCCGCGGGTCCGAGCAATTCGGAATCGGCAACCAGATCGGCGTGCTCTTCGACGGGCACGCGATCGCGCCGGGCGATTTCGAGGCCGGCGCCGCCAGCGGCACCGTCGGGCGATGCAATTGA
- the radC gene encoding RadC family protein produces the protein MPAKPDHDKSKPDDAPHYLGHRERLRERFYSAGADALSDYELLEMALFPALPRRDTKPLAKALIKIFGSFAEVVHAPVARLREVDGVGEAAINQLKLIAAAASRVTKGEVNSRNALSSWNEVIDYCRSSMAFADKEQFRLLFLDKRNQLIADEVQQTGTVDHTPVYPREVIKRALELSATALILVHNHPSGDPSPSQADIQMTKAIIDIAKPLGIAVHDHIIVGRNGHASLRGLRLIQG, from the coding sequence ATGCCCGCCAAGCCGGACCACGACAAGAGCAAGCCTGACGACGCGCCGCACTATCTCGGCCATCGCGAGCGGCTGCGCGAGCGCTTCTACAGCGCGGGTGCGGATGCGCTGAGCGATTACGAACTGCTGGAGATGGCGCTGTTTCCGGCGCTGCCGCGGCGCGACACCAAGCCGCTGGCAAAGGCGCTGATCAAGATTTTCGGCTCGTTCGCCGAGGTCGTGCACGCCCCTGTCGCGCGCCTGCGCGAGGTCGACGGTGTCGGCGAGGCCGCGATCAACCAGCTCAAATTGATCGCGGCTGCCGCGAGCCGCGTGACCAAAGGCGAGGTCAACAGCCGCAACGCGCTGTCGTCCTGGAACGAGGTGATCGATTATTGCCGCTCCAGCATGGCGTTTGCCGACAAGGAACAGTTTCGCCTGCTGTTCCTCGACAAGCGCAACCAGCTGATCGCCGACGAGGTGCAGCAGACCGGCACGGTCGACCACACCCCGGTCTATCCGCGCGAGGTGATCAAACGCGCGCTGGAATTATCGGCGACTGCGCTGATCCTGGTGCACAACCATCCCTCCGGCGATCCCTCACCGTCGCAAGCCGACATCCAGATGACGAAGGCGATCATCGACATCGCCAAGCCGCTGGGCATTGCCGTGCATGATCACATCATCGTCGGCCGGAACGGGCACGCAAGCCTGCGCGGGTTACGGCTGATCCAGGGATGA
- the map gene encoding type I methionyl aminopeptidase has product MSYVEASDTSLRKTGQIKLHGPSAFAGMRKAGALVAKCLDELTDIVGPGVPTERIDQFVRDFAFSHGAYPATLMYRGYRYSTCTSLNHVVCHGMPGDRPLKEGDIVNIDVTFIVDGWYGDSSRMYAVGPIARKAERLIEVTYEAMMRGIAAVKPGATTGDIGHAIQSFVEPQGMSVVRDFCGHGLGRMFHDEPNIIHIGRPGEGVQLKPGMFFTIEPMINLGKPHVKILSDGWTAVTRDRSLSAQFEHSVGVTATGVEIFTLSERHGEKQVG; this is encoded by the coding sequence ATGAGCTACGTCGAAGCCTCCGATACCTCCCTGCGCAAGACCGGACAGATCAAGCTGCATGGACCGAGCGCGTTTGCCGGCATGCGCAAGGCGGGCGCGCTGGTGGCGAAGTGCCTCGACGAGCTCACCGACATCGTCGGCCCCGGCGTCCCGACCGAGCGCATCGACCAGTTCGTCCGCGACTTCGCCTTCAGCCATGGCGCCTATCCGGCGACGCTGATGTATCGCGGCTATCGCTACTCGACCTGCACCTCGCTCAACCACGTGGTCTGCCACGGCATGCCCGGCGACCGTCCGCTGAAGGAAGGCGACATCGTCAACATCGACGTCACCTTCATCGTCGACGGCTGGTACGGCGATTCAAGCCGGATGTATGCGGTCGGCCCGATCGCACGCAAGGCCGAGCGGCTTATCGAGGTGACCTATGAAGCGATGATGCGCGGCATCGCCGCGGTGAAGCCCGGCGCCACCACCGGCGACATCGGCCACGCCATCCAGAGCTTCGTCGAGCCGCAGGGCATGAGCGTGGTGCGCGATTTCTGCGGCCACGGCCTCGGGCGCATGTTCCACGACGAGCCGAACATCATTCATATCGGCCGGCCCGGCGAAGGCGTGCAGCTCAAGCCCGGCATGTTCTTCACGATCGAGCCGATGATCAATCTCGGCAAGCCGCATGTGAAGATCCTCTCCGACGGCTGGACCGCCGTCACCCGCGACCGCTCGCTGTCGGCGCAGTTCGAGCACTCCGTCGGCGTGACCGCGACGGGCGTCGAGATTTTCACGCTGTCGGAGCGGCACGGCGAGAAGCAGGTCGGGTGA
- a CDS encoding mechanosensitive ion channel family protein, whose amino-acid sequence MDMDLKDFMEFVQTTARSVGAEISSPWFYLQFGLILAAAGIAYAADTAIRNRVDMSSLAMRWPLPLRHFARVMVSSASTAVFTLLVIVSRVVMYHATWPSRSYLLMVAAKLGFAWLVIRLVTTVLRNAFIVRLVSITAWFVAALSILGQLDTTVDLLDAYAIVLGGLRLTPLLVLKAGALLLIALWATNIASNFAESRINATTDLTPSVQVLLVKIIRIGLLAIAIVIALGAVGIDLSALAVFSGAVGVGIGIGLQKIVANFISGIILLADKSVKPGDLVTIGDNTGRISAMKTRYISVAAGDGREFLIPNEDLVTQKVVNWTYTDKNTLVKIAFGTNYDADPRLVTRLAAETAAAHPRAQKGKPPNSILTEFAEAGMKFSLTFWIADPDGMDNVKSDVMLALWDAFKREGIRVPYPVREIRIRGGALPVETTVEVPN is encoded by the coding sequence ATGGACATGGACCTCAAGGACTTCATGGAGTTCGTGCAAACCACGGCGCGCAGCGTCGGGGCGGAAATCTCCTCGCCCTGGTTCTACCTGCAATTCGGTCTCATCCTGGCCGCGGCCGGCATCGCCTATGCCGCGGACACCGCCATCCGCAACCGGGTCGACATGAGCTCGCTGGCGATGCGCTGGCCGCTGCCGCTCCGGCACTTCGCCCGGGTGATGGTCTCCAGCGCCTCGACGGCGGTGTTCACGCTGCTCGTGATCGTCTCCCGCGTGGTGATGTACCACGCGACCTGGCCGAGCCGCTCCTATCTGCTGATGGTCGCCGCCAAGCTGGGCTTCGCCTGGCTCGTGATCCGGCTGGTGACGACGGTGCTGCGCAATGCCTTCATCGTCCGCCTGGTGTCGATCACGGCGTGGTTCGTCGCCGCGCTGTCCATCCTCGGCCAGCTCGATACGACCGTCGATCTGCTCGACGCCTACGCGATCGTGCTCGGGGGCCTCAGGCTGACCCCGCTGCTGGTCCTCAAGGCCGGCGCGCTCCTGCTGATCGCGCTCTGGGCCACCAACATCGCGAGCAATTTCGCCGAGAGCCGGATCAACGCAACCACCGATCTGACGCCGTCGGTGCAGGTGCTGCTGGTCAAGATCATCCGCATCGGGCTTCTTGCCATCGCAATCGTCATTGCGCTCGGCGCGGTCGGCATCGACCTGTCGGCGCTCGCGGTGTTCTCCGGCGCGGTTGGCGTCGGCATCGGTATCGGCCTGCAGAAGATCGTCGCCAACTTCATCTCAGGCATCATCCTGCTCGCCGACAAATCGGTGAAGCCCGGCGACCTCGTCACCATCGGCGACAATACCGGCCGCATCAGCGCGATGAAGACGCGCTATATTTCCGTCGCCGCCGGCGACGGCCGTGAGTTCCTGATCCCGAACGAGGACCTGGTGACGCAGAAGGTCGTCAACTGGACCTATACCGACAAGAACACGCTGGTGAAGATCGCCTTCGGCACCAATTACGACGCCGACCCGAGGTTGGTCACCAGGCTCGCCGCCGAGACCGCGGCCGCCCATCCCCGCGCGCAGAAGGGCAAGCCGCCGAACAGCATTTTGACCGAGTTCGCGGAAGCCGGGATGAAGTTCTCGCTGACCTTCTGGATTGCGGACCCCGACGGCATGGACAACGTCAAGAGCGACGTGATGCTGGCGCTGTGGGACGCCTTCAAGCGCGAGGGCATCCGGGTTCCCTACCCCGTCCGCGAGATCCGCATCCGGGGCGGCGCGCTGCCGGTGGAAACCACCGTAGAAGTCCCGAATTAG
- a CDS encoding potassium/proton antiporter has translation MASLDSVSIAILLGAVLVMAGILSSLLALRFGAPLLLVFLLIGMLAGDSGPGQLQFDDVRTTYLVGSVALALILFDGGLKTRFASIRTVLAPSVVLATVGVLLTALITAPFAKYALDLNWTESLLVGAVVASTDAAAVFLLVHTQGLRLRPRVGATLEAESGTNDPFAIFLTLMLVEYISLGSSSAGHVLMEFVQEAVLGAVVGVIGGRLVVLALNKVALPQGLHAPFVTTAALVIFGGSQIMHASGFLAVYLAGIIIGNRPTRAHNSVVTFLDAATWLAQIVMFVLLGLLVSPSRLGASILPAVGVAFVLMLVARPIAVFVCLAPFRFNWREKTFIAWTGLRGAVAIFLASIPMLVGLSKAYLYFDVAFVVVIISLLLQGWTLAPAARKLHVALPRAERGPRRVELDLPGQLEQQLVGYPVRPKSLYFRRGLIPSWSKPTLVIRNENILTPLEADPIAPGDYIYLLAPPEKAESLDRFFVDMQPSSAPDPHLLGDFLVSGEHTLAELAGIYGVKVGEDESKLTLADYFDVHLDRAPKEGAELPLDEIVLVARSISGGRVNVVGLRLPEEDETPPTPTRAQALRRKLADVWISVAGI, from the coding sequence ATGGCTTCCCTCGACTCCGTCAGCATCGCCATATTGCTCGGTGCCGTCCTCGTGATGGCCGGTATCCTGTCGAGCCTGCTTGCGCTGCGCTTCGGCGCGCCCTTGCTGCTCGTCTTCCTCTTGATCGGCATGCTCGCCGGCGATTCCGGCCCCGGCCAGCTTCAGTTCGACGACGTCCGCACCACCTATCTGGTCGGCTCCGTCGCGCTGGCCCTGATCCTGTTCGACGGCGGCCTGAAGACGCGCTTTGCCAGCATCCGGACCGTGCTCGCGCCGTCCGTGGTGCTCGCGACCGTCGGCGTGCTCTTGACCGCGCTGATCACGGCGCCGTTCGCCAAATACGCGCTCGACCTCAACTGGACGGAGTCGCTGCTGGTCGGCGCCGTGGTGGCCTCGACCGACGCCGCCGCGGTGTTCCTGCTGGTGCACACCCAGGGCCTGCGTCTGCGCCCGCGCGTCGGTGCGACGCTGGAGGCCGAATCCGGCACCAACGATCCTTTCGCGATCTTCCTGACCCTGATGCTGGTCGAATACATTTCGCTGGGATCGAGCTCCGCAGGCCACGTGCTGATGGAGTTCGTCCAGGAGGCGGTGCTGGGCGCCGTGGTCGGCGTCATCGGCGGGCGTCTGGTCGTGCTCGCGCTCAACAAGGTCGCGCTGCCGCAGGGGCTGCACGCGCCGTTCGTCACGACCGCGGCGCTCGTGATCTTCGGCGGCTCGCAGATCATGCACGCCTCCGGCTTTCTCGCGGTCTATCTGGCCGGCATCATCATCGGCAACCGGCCGACCCGCGCGCATAATTCGGTGGTGACCTTCCTCGATGCCGCGACCTGGTTGGCGCAGATCGTGATGTTCGTGCTGCTCGGCCTGCTGGTCTCGCCGAGCCGGCTCGGCGCCAGCATTTTGCCGGCGGTCGGGGTCGCCTTCGTGCTGATGCTGGTGGCGCGGCCGATCGCGGTATTCGTGTGCCTGGCGCCGTTCCGCTTCAACTGGCGCGAAAAGACCTTCATCGCCTGGACCGGCCTGCGCGGCGCGGTCGCGATCTTCCTGGCCTCGATCCCGATGCTGGTCGGCTTGTCCAAGGCCTATCTCTATTTCGACGTCGCCTTCGTCGTCGTCATCATCTCGCTGTTGCTGCAGGGCTGGACCCTGGCGCCCGCCGCGCGCAAGCTGCACGTGGCGCTGCCGCGCGCCGAGCGCGGCCCGCGGCGTGTCGAGCTGGATCTGCCCGGGCAGCTCGAGCAGCAGCTGGTCGGCTATCCGGTGCGGCCCAAGAGCCTGTATTTCCGCCGCGGCCTGATCCCGTCCTGGTCCAAGCCGACGCTGGTGATCCGCAACGAGAACATCCTGACGCCGCTGGAGGCCGACCCGATCGCGCCCGGCGACTACATCTACCTGCTGGCCCCGCCGGAAAAGGCCGAGTCGCTCGACCGCTTCTTCGTCGACATGCAGCCGAGCTCGGCGCCCGATCCGCATCTGCTCGGCGACTTCCTGGTCTCCGGCGAGCACACGCTGGCCGAGCTTGCCGGCATCTACGGCGTCAAGGTCGGCGAGGACGAGAGCAAGCTGACCCTCGCCGACTATTTCGACGTCCATCTCGACCGCGCCCCGAAAGAGGGCGCCGAGCTGCCGCTGGACGAGATCGTGCTGGTCGCGCGCAGCATCTCCGGCGGCCGCGTCAACGTCGTCGGCCTGCGCCTTCCGGAAGAAGACGAGACGCCGCCGACGCCGACGCGCGCGCAGGCGCTGCGGCGCAAGCTGGCGGATGTATGGATTTCGGTGGCGGGGATTTAG